Part of the Pseudarthrobacter sp. L1SW genome, GGACAGGGCAACGGCCACCGCCGCAATGATGAACCAGATTTTCTTGGCACCGACGAAGTTGTAGGAGCGTTTGCCGGTGTAAAGCTCGTTGCCGAAGTTGGCGAAGCCTGACATTACTTGTTCTCCTTCGCTGAGGACTTCGAGGAGCCCGCAAGCTGCTCCTGCTTCTCCGCCAGGCGGCGTTCCGCAATGGTCATCCTGCGCTCGGCTTCTGCTGCGGCGCCGGCGTTCTTGGCACGGACCGCGGACGGTTTGGCGTCCGGAGTGCGGATGCGTCCGGCACCCCGGTAAAGCGGGACGGCGCCCAGGCGCTTCGGGTCGAGTCCGGACAGCCGGTGGCCCTCGCCGAAGAACCTTGTGCGGGCCAGGAGCTGGAGCGTGGGGTGGGTGAACATGAACACCACAATGAGGTCGGCGATGGCGGTCAGGCCCAGGGTGAAGGCAAAGCCGCGGACGTTGCCCACGGCCACGAAGTACAGGACCAGGGCGGCCAGCAGGTTGACGGCCTTCGAGGCCAGGACCGTCCGCTTGGCGCGCTTCCAGCCGTTTTCGACGGCGGAGACCAGGCCGCGGCCTTCACGGAGCTCATCGCGGATCCGCTCGAAGTAGACGATGAAGGAGTCCGCCGTCTGGCCGATGGCCACAATGATGCCCGCGACGCCCGCGAGGGACAGGCGGTAGTTCTCCGTCCATCCCAGGATGGCGATGGCGAGGTAGGTAAGGATCCCGGCCACCACCAGTGACGCGATGGTCACAAAGCCGAGCGCCCGGTACTGGAACAGGGAATAGACCACCACCAGCAGGAGGCCGATGAGGCCCGCGAGGAGGCCCATCCGCAGCTGTTCCCCGCCGAGGGTGGCGGAAATCTGCTGCTCGCTTTGGATTTCGAAACTGATGGGCAGTGCACCGAACCGGAGCTGGTCGGACAGGGCCTTTGCGCTCTGCTCGGTAAACCCGCCGGTGATCTGGGGACGGCCGTCGGTGATGACAGCGAGGGACCGGGGTGCGGAAATGACCTGGTCATCGAGCACAATGGCGAACTGCGCCTTGGGGTCGTTGCCTGCGTCACCGCCGGCGGCCACGTAGAACTGGTTCAGGCGTTCGGTGACCTCCTTGAACTTCGCAGTCCCCTCGTCGTCGAACTGGATGTTGACAGCCCAGTCATTGGTGACGGCGCCCTGTGCCCCCTGCTGGAGCTGGAACGAGGACGTGACGATGTTGCTGCCCTTGACCTCCACCGGGCCCAGGATGTACTTGATGGCAGGGGTGGTGTCCGTGGCAGGCTCGCATGTCACCAGCGGCTTGGCCGGGTCCGAGCGTTCCTGCTTGTCCTGGGCCGGGTTGTCGCAGTCCAGGGTTTCGAACTGGCGGTAGACCTCGGGGGTGATCCAGTTCGTGTCGCTGCTGTTGGCGGGTTCCGCCGTCGGCTTTGGCAACTGGTCCTCAGGCGCCCGCTGCTCCTCCGGTACCGGCGCACCTGCTCCGGCGAGCAGGACGGGACGGAAGTTCATGTCGGCGGAGGCCTGGATCAGGTCGCGGGTCTGGGTGGAGGGGGTGCCGGGCAGGCTGACCACCACGTTGCGCCCGGACTGGGTGCTGATCTCGGCCTCTGCAACACCTGAACCGTCAACACGCTGGCGGATGATCGCCACGGCCTGGTTGAGCTGTTCCTCGTTGATGTCCGAGCCGCCCTCTACCTTCGGCGCCAGGATCATCTGGGTGCCGCCTTCGAGGTCCAGGGCCAGTTTGGGTGCCCAGCTTGCCTGTCCGGCAAGGGTGCCCCCAGCCAGGACGGCAGTGAGGGCGGCGAGGATTACACCGAGCCAGACCAGGACCCTGAGGCCTGGTTTCTTGGGGCCAGTTCGTGCCATTGTCGATCTTTCTCTTATTCACGGAGGAACCGCCGGTGCCTGCCCATGCTTGCACCGGCGGTGGTCCGCAGCGGTAGAGGTTGTCAGGAAGCAGCGGGGACTAACTGTCCTTCTTGCCCTCGTCGTTGAGGCGCTGCGGTGCTTCGTCAGGTGTTTCCGCTGTTGCAGCCGTGCTGCCGCCTTCGGACGCCGTCAGCGAGGAGGCATCATCCGGCACGGCCGGTGAAGCAACTTCGGGCTCGGCTGCTGCTGCGGGTTCCACGATCTTGGTGACGGCCTGGCGGTGCACGGTGGCGAGGTTGCCCGGTGACAGTTCCAGGGTGACCTTGTTTTCCTCGTCGTCGATGGCAACGATGCGGCCGAACAGGCCGAAACTGGTCATGACGTCCACGCCCGGGCCGAATTTCGACTGGAGCTCCGCCTGCTGCTGCTGCGTCTTCTTGTTGCGGCGGAACATCATGAAGATGAATACGCCGAGCATGACGAACAGGAGAATTGACATTGGATCCAAGGGGAATTCCGTCCTTTATTTACATAGCTGATTTTCCAGCACCATCGGCTTCGCTCCGGCCGGGGCAGAACGGTCAGGCAGGCAGAGAGCCTGTCGGGTTCCTTCCCCAGCGACGCAGGAGGCCGGTGGCCGCCCACGAAACAAAGACCCGAACGTGCCGAGCGTCATACCAGTCTAAAGGGAAAAGCTGAACGCAGCCTGCCTATTGGTTCTCCGGGACCCAGCCGCCCGCGGGTTCCGTGTCCGCGGCCGGCTCGAACAGGTCCAGCTGCTCCTGCGCGAAGACTCCCGACGGGATGGCATAGCCGAGGTGCGTCCATGCGGGAGCCATGGCTATCCTGCCCCGGGGCGTGCGGCCCAGGAGCCCTTCCCGCACCAGGAAGGGCTCCGCCACCGTTTCCACGGTCTCGGTTTCTTCGCCGACGGCGATCGCCAGCGTGGACAGCCCCACGGGACCGCCGCCGAACTTGGTGATGAGTGCTTCAAGGACGGCGCGGTCCAGCCTGTCAAGGCCCTTCTTGTCCACCTCGTACATGTCCAGGGCTGCGGATGCCGCCCGCGCGTCAATCTGGTCAATGCCGTGCACCAGGGCCCAGTCCCGGACACGCCGCAGCAGCCGGTTCGCGATACGGGGGGTGCCGCGGGAGCGTCCCGCGATTTCGCTGAAACCGGCGGAGTTGACCTTGAGGTCCAGCAGGCCGGCAGAGCGGCGCAGCACCAGTTCGAGCTCCGGGACGGAGTAGAACTCCAGGTGGCCGGTGAACCCGAACCGGTCCCGAAGGGGCCCGGGCAGCAGGCCGGCCCGGGTGGTGGCGCCCACCAGGGTGAAGGGCGGCAGTTCGAGCGGAATCGCGGTTGCGCCCGCCCCCTTGCCCACCACGATGTCCACCCGGAAGTCCTCCATGGCCATATAGAGCATTTCCTCGGCCGGCCGGGACATCCGGTGGATCTCATCCAGGAACAGCACCTCGCCCTCCGAGAGGGAGGAGAGGATGGCTGCGAGGTCCCCGGCATGCTGGATGGCGGGACCGCTGCTGATCCGCAGCGGCGCACTCATTTCCGACGCGACGATCATGGCCAGGGTTGTCTTACCGAGTCCGGGCGGGCCGGAAAAGAGCACATGGTCCGCGCTGCGCCCGCGCATCCGGGATGCCTGGAGCACCAGGGACAACTGCTTGCGGACCCGGTGCTGGCCAACAAAGTCGTCCAGGTTCTTGGGCCGGAGCGCCGCCTCGATGGCGCGTTCCTCCGGCTCCTCCCCCGCGGCCACCAGTGACGGTTCAGCCACGGCTGCCTACGCGGTTTCCGGCCCGGGCGCCGTCCTGGCCCAGCCAGCGGAGCGTGGTCCGCAGGATCTCAGGCACGTTGCCGCGGAAGGAGACCTCGGGGTCATCCGCCAGGGCCTTGTCGATGCTGGACGACGCGTCCTTTTCAGACCAGCCCAGGCTGGTCATGGCCGCCACCACCTGCGGCTTCCAGGCGGCTTCTGCAGCTGTAGGCGCACCGGCAGTGCCTGCCGTACCGTGCGGCACCAGTTTGCCCGCAAGTTCGAGCACGATCCGCCCGGCCACTTTGGGACCAATGCCGGGCACCTTGGTGAAGGTCTTGCTGTCCCCGGTGTGGGCGGCCACCCGGATGGCCTCCGGCTCGTGCACCGCCAGGACAGCCAGGGCCAGCCGGGGGCCGACCCCGCTCACGCTGAGGAGGACATCGAAAACTTCACGCTCGTCGTCGGACGCGAAACCGAAGAGGGTGAGCGAATCCTCCCGCACAATCAGCGAGGTGAAGAGCTGGCCCTCTTCCCCCGTGCGCAGCCGGCTCAGGGTCTGGGGGGTGGCGTTGACGCTCATGCCCGCACCGTTGAGGTCAATGACAGCCGTGGAGAGACCCACGTGCGCTACCGTCCCGCGTAGGAAACTGATCAAGGCCGGGCTCCTGGTGTTTTGCCGGGGTTGCCACCCGGGAGGGAGCAGGACCGGCTATCCGAACATATCTACGAATACCTTAGCAAGGTGCCAGGACAATCAGCGTGCGCGGCGCGCCTTCGCTTCTGCCTCCGCCCAGGCCCGCTGGGCGGGAGTCAGGGATGAACTGCCGGGCCCGGTGGTCGCCACGGCTGCCCCACTGCCGGCCCGCCAGGCGTGGGTGATGGCCAGCGCCAGTGCGTCGGCAGCATCGGCAGGCCGTGGCGGCGCATCCAGGCGCAGGATCTTGGTGACCAGCTTGGTCACGGCATCCTTGTTGGAGGAACCGCTGCCGGTAACCGCCGCCTTGACCTCCGACGGCGTATGCAGCGCCACCGGGATCCCGCGCCGGGCGGCGGCGGCGATCACCACGCCGGATGCCTGGGCCACGCCCATCACCGTGCTGACGTTCAGTTGGGAGAAGACGCGCTCGACGGCGAGGACCGCGGGTTCGTAGCGGTCCAGCCACTCGTCGATCGAGGAGGCGATGACCAGGAGCCGCTGGTCGAGGGTTTCGTCGGGCGAGGTGCCCACCACCCCCACGGCAACCATGGTGGCCCGCCGGTTCCGTTCCACGTCCACCACGCCGATCCCGCAGCGTGTCAGGCCCGGGTCCACCCCGAGGACGCGCAGCGTCACGGGTGGAAGGGTGCGGCGGGCGGGCGGAAGGTCACTCAGATTCCAGGGCGGCCTGGACGTCGTCGCTGAGGTCGGCGTTGCTGTAGACGTTCTGGACGTCGTCGAGGTCCTCCAGCGCGTCAACAAGCTTCATGAACTTCCTGGCAGCTTCCAGGTCCAGCGGAACTTCCATGGACGGAACGAACTCAGCCTCATCGGTGTCGTACTCGATGCCGGCCTCCTTCAGGGCATCACGGACGGCCTGGAGGTCCTTGGGGTCCGAATGGATCTCGAAGGTTTCGCCGTTGTCCTTGACTTCCTCGGCCCCGGCGTCCAGGACCGCCATCAGGACGTCGTCCTCGGTCAGGTCCTTCTTAGGGAGGGTGACCACGCCCTTGCGGCTGAACAGGTAGCTCACGGAGCCGGGATCGGCGATGGTGCCGCCGTTGCGGGAGATGGCGAGGCGGACCTCGGAGGCGGCACGGTTCTTGTTGTCCGTGAGGCATTCGATCAGCAGGGCGGAACCCTGCGGCCCGCGGCATTCGTACATGATCTCGGTGTAGTCCACTACTTCACCGGTGAGCCCGGCGCCGCGCTTGATGGCGCGGTCGATGTTGTCTGCCGGGACAGACGTCTTCTTGGCTTTGGTGACGGCGAGTTCCAGGCCCGGGTTGCCGGAAAGGTCCGGCCCGCCCATGCGTGCAGCAACTTCAATGTTCTTGATCAGCTTGGCAAACGACTTGGCGCGGCGGCTATCGAGGATGGCCTTCTTGTGCTTGGTCGTTGCCCATTTGGAGTGGCCTGACATGCTTTTACGCTTCTCCTCTGATCATGCGGATAAAAAGTTCGTGTACGCGTTTCTCGCCAGTCACTTCCGGGTGGAAGGAGGTGGCCAGCAACTGGCCGGAACGCACTGCAACAATTCTAGCCGTCCCGGGCAGCGGGACCGCGTGGGACGCGTGTTCCGGGTCGGCCGGCTCAACCTGGGCAAGGATTTCGACGCCGGGGCCCACCCTCTCCACCCAGGGCCCCCGGATGAACACGGCATGGACGGGCGGCACGCCGTCTTCCGTTGCGCTGAACTCCAGTCCCTTGAACTCAAGGTCCGTCTCGAAGGACTCCCGCTGCCGGCCGAAGGCGTTGCGGCGGACGGTGATGTCCAGGCCGCCGAAGGTCTGCTGCGGAGCCCCGGCCAGGTCCGTGGCGGGATCGGCGATGTCGGAGGCCAGCAGGATCATGCCGGCGCAGGAGCCGTAGACAGGCAGGCCCCCGGCGATCCGTTCCTTGAGCGGCTCCGCCAGGTCGAAGGCACGGGCCAGCTTGTCGATGGCGGTGGATTCACCGCCCGGAATGACCAGCCCGTCCAGCCCGTCCAACTCCTCCGGGCGGCGGATGCCAACGGCCTGGGCGCCCGTCAGTTCGATCGCGCGGAGGTGCTCGCGGAAGTCGCCCTGGAGCGCCAGCACACCGATTCGAAGGCCGGCGCCCGGGCACGCAGGATCAGCTGAAAGGGAATTTGCCATCCAACCAGCATAAGCGCCCGCGCCGTTCCGCCTGCCTCACGGCGGGCCCGGGCGGGAGGTCGCATGCCGTTGCTGGGATATATTCAAAACATGCTCTCCTTCAGTGTTCCGCTCGGCAAGCTGGTCCGCCGCGTGTCCCGGCTCCGGGGCGGCGGGTCCGCCCTGCCCGGGCTGGTGGTTGAAAAAATCGACCCCGGCTTCATGCGGCGGACGCTCACCACGCTCCCCCACGGCGTCGCCGTTGTCAGCGGCACCAACGGCAAGACAACCACCACCAAAATGGTGGTTGAGCTGCTGGAAAGCCAGGGCCTGAAGGTCTTCACCAACCGCACGGGCAGCAACTTCACCCGCGGTGTGGCCGCAGCCCTGCTGGGCGAGGTGGACTGGCGCGGCCGGCTCGACGCCGACGTCGCGGTCCTGGAACTGGATGAAGCCCACGCCGTGCACTTCGTGAACAGCGTGCCGCCCCGCTACTGCCTCCTGCTGAACGTCCTCCGGGACCAGCTGGACCGCTTCGGCGAGATCGACAAGACCGCCCAGCTGCTGCAGCACATCGCCGCCAAGACCACCGGAACCGTAGTGCTCAACCGGGAGGACCCCAGGGTTGCCCGGATCGCGGAGACCCTCACCGGCCAGGACGTCAAGTATTTCGGGCTGGACGATTCGCTCCTGAGCACCTTCCCAAACGACGATGACATGCGCGCTGCTCCCGGAAGTCCCGCTCCGGCGGGCCTGCCGGAGAAGCCTGCTGCCGACGTCGTACTCCGCAAAGTGGGCACGGACACGGCCGAATTCGAGTACGACGGCGTCACCGTCACCACGGGCATGAAGCTTCGGGGTGTCTACAACATCTTTAACGCGGCCGCTGCGCTGGCGCTGGCGCGGAGCATCTGCGGCAGCGGCGCCGCCGCCGCCAACCACGAAACCCTGCTGGAGGCGCTGTCCCACGTGGCACCGGCGTTCGGACGCGGGGAAAGCCTGACCGTGGACGGCCAGCCCCTGGACCTGGTCCTGGTCAAGAACCCGAGCGGGTTCCGGCTCGGCCTGAAGTCCTTCCCCGCCGGCGGCTACGCCACCATGATCGCCATCAACGACAACTATGCCG contains:
- a CDS encoding Mur ligase family protein, whose protein sequence is MLSFSVPLGKLVRRVSRLRGGGSALPGLVVEKIDPGFMRRTLTTLPHGVAVVSGTNGKTTTTKMVVELLESQGLKVFTNRTGSNFTRGVAAALLGEVDWRGRLDADVAVLELDEAHAVHFVNSVPPRYCLLLNVLRDQLDRFGEIDKTAQLLQHIAAKTTGTVVLNREDPRVARIAETLTGQDVKYFGLDDSLLSTFPNDDDMRAAPGSPAPAGLPEKPAADVVLRKVGTDTAEFEYDGVTVTTGMKLRGVYNIFNAAAALALARSICGSGAAAANHETLLEALSHVAPAFGRGESLTVDGQPLDLVLVKNPSGFRLGLKSFPAGGYATMIAINDNYADGRDMSWLWDVEFDSLREGGVDQLTGSRAYDMALRLQYDEVPIGSVQTDIAPALSAFIREAQGKPKRIFCTYTAMLAIRRELSKITTVEVVS
- a CDS encoding YebC/PmpR family DNA-binding transcriptional regulator encodes the protein MSGHSKWATTKHKKAILDSRRAKSFAKLIKNIEVAARMGGPDLSGNPGLELAVTKAKKTSVPADNIDRAIKRGAGLTGEVVDYTEIMYECRGPQGSALLIECLTDNKNRAASEVRLAISRNGGTIADPGSVSYLFSRKGVVTLPKKDLTEDDVLMAVLDAGAEEVKDNGETFEIHSDPKDLQAVRDALKEAGIEYDTDEAEFVPSMEVPLDLEAARKFMKLVDALEDLDDVQNVYSNADLSDDVQAALESE
- the pdxT gene encoding pyridoxal 5'-phosphate synthase glutaminase subunit PdxT, coding for MANSLSADPACPGAGLRIGVLALQGDFREHLRAIELTGAQAVGIRRPEELDGLDGLVIPGGESTAIDKLARAFDLAEPLKERIAGGLPVYGSCAGMILLASDIADPATDLAGAPQQTFGGLDITVRRNAFGRQRESFETDLEFKGLEFSATEDGVPPVHAVFIRGPWVERVGPGVEILAQVEPADPEHASHAVPLPGTARIVAVRSGQLLATSFHPEVTGEKRVHELFIRMIRGEA
- the ruvA gene encoding Holliday junction branch migration protein RuvA; amino-acid sequence: MISFLRGTVAHVGLSTAVIDLNGAGMSVNATPQTLSRLRTGEEGQLFTSLIVREDSLTLFGFASDDEREVFDVLLSVSGVGPRLALAVLAVHEPEAIRVAAHTGDSKTFTKVPGIGPKVAGRIVLELAGKLVPHGTAGTAGAPTAAEAAWKPQVVAAMTSLGWSEKDASSSIDKALADDPEVSFRGNVPEILRTTLRWLGQDGARAGNRVGSRG
- the yajC gene encoding preprotein translocase subunit YajC, with amino-acid sequence MSILLFVMLGVFIFMMFRRNKKTQQQQAELQSKFGPGVDVMTSFGLFGRIVAIDDEENKVTLELSPGNLATVHRQAVTKIVEPAAAAEPEVASPAVPDDASSLTASEGGSTAATAETPDEAPQRLNDEGKKDS
- the ruvC gene encoding crossover junction endodeoxyribonuclease RuvC, which translates into the protein MTLRVLGVDPGLTRCGIGVVDVERNRRATMVAVGVVGTSPDETLDQRLLVIASSIDEWLDRYEPAVLAVERVFSQLNVSTVMGVAQASGVVIAAAARRGIPVALHTPSEVKAAVTGSGSSNKDAVTKLVTKILRLDAPPRPADAADALALAITHAWRAGSGAAVATTGPGSSSLTPAQRAWAEAEAKARRAR
- the secD gene encoding protein translocase subunit SecD, with translation MARTGPKKPGLRVLVWLGVILAALTAVLAGGTLAGQASWAPKLALDLEGGTQMILAPKVEGGSDINEEQLNQAVAIIRQRVDGSGVAEAEISTQSGRNVVVSLPGTPSTQTRDLIQASADMNFRPVLLAGAGAPVPEEQRAPEDQLPKPTAEPANSSDTNWITPEVYRQFETLDCDNPAQDKQERSDPAKPLVTCEPATDTTPAIKYILGPVEVKGSNIVTSSFQLQQGAQGAVTNDWAVNIQFDDEGTAKFKEVTERLNQFYVAAGGDAGNDPKAQFAIVLDDQVISAPRSLAVITDGRPQITGGFTEQSAKALSDQLRFGALPISFEIQSEQQISATLGGEQLRMGLLAGLIGLLLVVVYSLFQYRALGFVTIASLVVAGILTYLAIAILGWTENYRLSLAGVAGIIVAIGQTADSFIVYFERIRDELREGRGLVSAVENGWKRAKRTVLASKAVNLLAALVLYFVAVGNVRGFAFTLGLTAIADLIVVFMFTHPTLQLLARTRFFGEGHRLSGLDPKRLGAVPLYRGAGRIRTPDAKPSAVRAKNAGAAAEAERRMTIAERRLAEKQEQLAGSSKSSAKENK
- the ruvB gene encoding Holliday junction branch migration DNA helicase RuvB, which produces MAEPSLVAAGEEPEERAIEAALRPKNLDDFVGQHRVRKQLSLVLQASRMRGRSADHVLFSGPPGLGKTTLAMIVASEMSAPLRISSGPAIQHAGDLAAILSSLSEGEVLFLDEIHRMSRPAEEMLYMAMEDFRVDIVVGKGAGATAIPLELPPFTLVGATTRAGLLPGPLRDRFGFTGHLEFYSVPELELVLRRSAGLLDLKVNSAGFSEIAGRSRGTPRIANRLLRRVRDWALVHGIDQIDARAASAALDMYEVDKKGLDRLDRAVLEALITKFGGGPVGLSTLAIAVGEETETVETVAEPFLVREGLLGRTPRGRIAMAPAWTHLGYAIPSGVFAQEQLDLFEPAADTEPAGGWVPENQ